A single genomic interval of Daucus carota subsp. sativus chromosome 1, DH1 v3.0, whole genome shotgun sequence harbors:
- the LOC108200359 gene encoding auxin-induced protein X15-like, whose product MAKVRAMARRETAPRGYFVVYVGECRKRFVVPTFYLKQPAFTQLLDKAAEEYGFHPDRGIVLPCDEATFFRLTNSI is encoded by the coding sequence ATGGCCAAGGTACGTGCAATGGCGAGGAGGGAAACGGCACCAAGAGGGTATTTTGTGGTGTATGTAGGCGAATGTCGAAAACGATTTGTTGTTCCAACCTTTTACCTGAAACAACCTGCTTTCACTCAACTACTTGATAAGGCTGCTGAGGAATATGGCTTTCATCCGGATAGAGGCATTGTTCTGCCTTGTGACGAGGCCACATTTTTCAGACTAACCAACTCCATTTAG